The Thermosipho melanesiensis BI429 sequence TTTATCTAAATATTCCCATAAATCAGGATATTCAAATACTCCTTCTGGTAAATAATCAACATTTTTTAAATTTTCTGGGATTTTACCATTTACAAACAACTTCCATTTTCCATTAACTTTTTTTAATGTTATAACATCTCCATCCTTTGCAACCAGCCTTTTTACATACTTCACATGTCCTTTAAACTCTTTTGGGGAAAATAAGTCCATAAATTTGTCAAACGCCCTTAGCATTCTTTGAGCTCTTTCATCGCGGAAAGGTGTCCAAAAAACAGTGATTTCTCCTATTTCTGGTTCTCTTGATTGAAAAGTTATCTTTTCAATAAAAAGGCGGTCCCCAATGTTTATTGTAGGAATCATTGAACCTGTGGGGACCATCATAGTTTCAAAGACAAAAAGCCTTATTATTGTTGCAGCTATTATTGCATATATAAGCGTGACAACTGTATCTTTTAAAATTTTAGAAGGATTTTTTTTCATTTAAATTACCTTCTCTCCTTAATTTTCACCTTTCCGCGAATATTTCTTAAGTAGTACAATTTTGCCCTTCTAACTTTTCCTCTTCTTACAACTTCTATCTTTTCAATTATTGGTGCATATAACGGAAAGATTCTTTCAACACCTATACCATTTGCACCAATTCTTCTTACTGTAAATGTTTTACCAACTCCAGAACCTCTTAAAGAAATTACAATTCCCTCAAATGCCTGTGTTCTTTCCTTGTTTCCTTCTTTAAACTTAACATATACTCTAACAGTATCACCTGGTCTAAATTCAGGTACTTCTTTTACCTGATCTTTTTCAATAATTCTAATAAGGTTATCCATACTCATATAAAATCCCTCCTTTATACATTTTCACCTATTAATCTGTCCAAAATAATCGCTACAGCCGCTCTAACTGACAAGTGGTTAAAATCGCTTCTACCTCTTACTGGTTCAAGAGCATAATCACACTGTTCTAAAATTTCATCTGGCATTCCCCAACCTGTTCCAAACAATATCAAAACAGGTCTACTTGTTTCTAAAATAATCTTTCTCCCTTCCTCAAAAGTTATTGTATTATCTCTCCACTTTGCAGACGTAAACATTATAATTGGTTTTTTACTTTCAACATTTTTTATATCATCTATTACATCTTCAAAATAACCAACTAATTTTACTAACGATAATGCCTCAGAACGATTGGGATTGTATTCTTTCCCAAATCCATTAAGCCAATAATTTAAAACTTTTTTTACTATATCCTGTTGCGCTGGTAAATTGGTAACTAAATAATATCTTTTTAGCTTGTAAGTTCTTGAAGTTCTAGCAATATCGTGGATATCCAAATTTGTAACAGCTGTCGAAATAATTTTCCCATCTCTTCCCAAAATTGGATAGTGTAACAATGAGAGATAAATCTTACTTAGCATTATTAATCAACTCCCTAAATAAATCAAGCAACGCAACTTTATCAACTCCATCTAAATCCTTGTTCAAAAAGAGATCTGGCCTTTTTAACATGGTTTTCTTCAAAGCCATTTTACGTCTCCAAATCTCAATTTTTTTATGATCACCACTTAAAAGCACTTCTGGAACTTCTAAACCTTTATAATTTCTTGGCCTAGTATAGTGCGGATGATCAAGTAAGCCTGTGTTAAAAGTTTCTTGTTCTACTGACTTTTTATCAATTACATCTGGTATAAACCTTGAAACGGCATCCACTATGACCATCGCCGGTAATTCTCCACCTGTCAACACATAATCCCCTATGGAAATCTCCCTATCAACAAATTTTGTAACCCTCTCATCTATTCCTTCATATCTACCACAAATTATTAAAATACTTTCTTTTTCACTTAATTCTTTTACCAAATGGTTGGTTAATCTATCCCCCTGGGGAGAAGTAAGTATAGTATATGTATTTCCATATCTTTCTTTATAATACTCAAAAAAATTAAAAAACGGCTCTGGTTTCATTACCATACCAGGCCCACCACCAAATGGATAATCATCAACTGTTTTATGCTTATCATTTGTAAAATCTCTTAAATTAAATATTTCAATTTCCAAAATACCATTTTTTATTGCCCTAGAAATTACTCCATATTTTTTTACAATCTCTACCATTTCAGGAAATATTGTCAAAATACTTATTCTCAATCCAACCACTCCGGTAATTTTACAACAATTTTGTTACTCTTTTTATCAATTTGCAAAACATATTCTTTAATTACAGGTATCAATATTTCATCTTTGGTATCCTTATTAATAACAAACACATCATTGCTACCTGTTTGAATTACTTCATCGATATTCCCCAAAAAAATACCTTTTTCATCGTAAACTTTCATTCCAATAACTTCGTAAAAATAATACTCGTCACTAGAAAGAATTGGTAACCTTGATTTTTCAATATAAAGTGTGGAACCAACAAACTTTTTAGCATCATTTAGTGTATCAATACCTCTAAATTTAACAATATAATATCCATTTGCAAGAGACATATGAATTATTCTACCAATCAAAAGTTTTTTCACCTTTTCGTTATAAATAAATACCTCTTCTAATGATTCAATCACCTCTGGCATATTTGTTAGCGGAAACAATCTTAACTCTCCATTAAGCCCATGAGTTTTTCCCAAAACTGCAATGGGGACTTTATCTTTTAAAAGCTCATGGAGAGTTTTTATCATCTTACCACCTTCAAAATAAAATCATTCTCATCAGTTATTGACGATAATAAAATTTTTATTGACTTTATTGTTCTACCATCTTTACCGATTACTTGTCCAACATCTTCAGAATTAACAGATATTTCAAAAACTTTTTTCCCATCCTCGTTAAATTCAAGTACAACAACCTCATCGGGATTCTTTACAATCCCCTTGAGTATGTACTCAAGGAGTTCTTTCATTGATTTTCCTCCTTCTTTTTAGTCCTTTTTATTTCATCAACTTTCTTAAAAACACCAGCTTTTCTCAAAAGATTTTTTACAGTTTGACTTGGTTGTGCACCTTTCAAAATCCAATCCACTGCTTTATCAACATCTACATTTAAAATATACGGATCTTTTATTGGATCATAATATCCCAAACTTTCAATATACGCACCATCTCTTCTCTTTCTTTGATCAACAACAACAATCCTGTAAAATGGTTGTTTCTTCTTACCCATACGTGTTAACCTAATCCTTACCACGCTAAACACCTCCATATATATTTATAATTTAAACCCCTTTAAATTAAATGGCAACTTTCCCTTCTTAAACATCTTCATCATTTTTTTCATTTCTTCGTAATTTTTTAACAATTTATTTATATCCTGCACCGTCGTTCCACTACCAAGAGCTATCCTTCTTTTTCTACTTGCATTGAGTATTTTTGGATTTCTTCTCTCCTCAGGTGTCATTGAATTTATTATTGCTTCTGTTATTTTCATCTCTCTTTCACCTTGTTCAATATCTACTTTAGGCGCACCTGGTAAAAGTTCCATTATTTTTGACAAAGAACCTAATTTTTTGATCTCCTTTAATTGCTCCTGAAAATCTTCCAAAGTAAATTCTGCGTTAATCATCTTTTTTCCAAGTGTTTTCATCTTTTCCTTATCTAGCTCTTTTTCGGCTTTCTCAATTAAAGTCAATACATCACCTAAGCCTAAAATTCTACTTGCAATTCTTTCAGGATAAAATTCCTCTAAATCCTCTATTTTTTCACCAACACCTATAAATTTTACAGGTTTATTGGTTACATATCTAATTGACAAAATTACTCCACCACGTGCATCTCCATCCATCTTTGTTACAACAAAACCAGTAACATCTAACTTTTCGTTAAAGGTTTTTGCAGAATTTACAGCATCTTGCCCCGTCATCGCATCAACTACCATGAGTATTTCATCTGGTGATAATATTTCTTTTATCTCTACTAACTCATTCATCATTTCATTATCAATGTGTAATCTTCCCGCGGTATCAAAAATTACAACATCATATCCACTATCTTTTACTTCTTTTAGTGCCTCTTCAACTATTTTTATTGGATGTTTTCTATCCCCGCAATATACAGGTACGTCTATTTTCTTACCTAAAGTAATAAGCTGATCAATTGCGGCAGGTCTGTATGTATCTGCAGCCACCAAATAAGGTTTTCTGCCTTTCTTCTTTAATAAATTTGCCAATTTTGCAGCACTGGTCGTCTTACCACTACCTTGCAAACCTACCATCATAATATACGATGGTGAATGTATCATTTTCAAAGGTTGTTTTTCTCCCATTAATTTAATTAACTCATCCCTTAAAATCTTTATAAACATCTGATCAGGCGTTAGAGATCTTAAAACCTTTTCGCCTAATGCTTTCTTTTTTACATCTTCAATAAATTCCTTAACTACCTTATAATTTACATCTGCTTCCAACAAAGATAATTTAACTATTTTTATCGCTTCTTTTATATTCTTCTCGGTAATTTTCCCTTTTCCAGACAAAGTTTTGAATGCTTTTGAAAGTTTTTCTTGTAAACCTTCAAACAACCAAATCACCTTCCTTCTTTCCTTTAACTAGTATATTATACTTTTTTCTTTTTTCAATTAAAATTTCCTACACAATTGATAACATACAAAAAAATATATGTAACAATTATATTACAATAAATATTTCTATTAACTTAACTCACATAATAAAGTTAACAATTATGTAATATATATACGTTTTTTACTTAATAACATTGGTATATAATAAAATTACCCAAGGGGAGCTCCATAAGCCGGGGCTGAGAGGAAGACGGAAGTCTTCGACCCTTAGAACCTGAACCGGGTAATACCGGCGGAGGGATGGGAAATTATCCCTCCATTTGGAGGGAATTTTTTTTAGGAGGTGAAGTTATGAAAAAAATTATAGTACTATTAATCTTGTTAATTAGTGCTTTCTACTTTTCAACTCAAACATTAGTTGTATACACATATGACAGTTTTGTATCAGGCATTGGTTATGAAGTAGTGCCTATATTTGAAAAAATGTATGGTTGTAAAGTGGATTTAAGATCATTTGGTGATGCTGGTTCAGTCCTTTCTAGATTAATCCTTGAAAAGCAGAACCCAAAGGCAGATGTAATTATAGGGCTTGATCAAGCTTTATTGTTTCGTGCAATTAAAGAAAACTTACTTGAAAAATACACGCCAATAAACAAATCACTTCTAAAATATCCAGAATTATTAAATGAATACGGTGTTCCATACGATTTTGGAGCAATTGCAATAGTATACAATAGAAACACAGTAAAAAATCCACCAAAGAGTTTTTCTGACTTGCTCAGTAAAAAATTTAAAAATCGGATAGTAGTACAAGATCCAAGAACTTCAAGTACAGGTTTAAGTTTTTTACTTTGGACAATTGCAGTATATAAAGATAATTACTTAGACTTTTGGAAGAAATTTAAAGAAAATATTTTAACAATAACCCCTGGATGGGATGAAGCATTCGAAATGCTTGAATCAGGTGAAGCGGACATAATGGTAAGCTATGCAACTGATGGTGCATATAGTTATCACAACTACGGT is a genomic window containing:
- the lepB gene encoding signal peptidase I gives rise to the protein MKKNPSKILKDTVVTLIYAIIAATIIRLFVFETMMVPTGSMIPTINIGDRLFIEKITFQSREPEIGEITVFWTPFRDERAQRMLRAFDKFMDLFSPKEFKGHVKYVKRLVAKDGDVITLKKVNGKWKLFVNGKIPENLKNVDYLPEGVFEYPDLWEYLDKASRLRNNEEEYKKFLFNLALKKGVKFSNIILSIVGGMDPVKYGIPYYEYVDKYLKPKNINFNDYIRSEGGQIYVKIPKGFYFFMGDNSKESLDSRYFGFVPKEAVIGRPILRIWPLKNFGPIQPINNK
- the rplS gene encoding 50S ribosomal protein L19; protein product: MDNLIRIIEKDQVKEVPEFRPGDTVRVYVKFKEGNKERTQAFEGIVISLRGSGVGKTFTVRRIGANGIGVERIFPLYAPIIEKIEVVRRGKVRRAKLYYLRNIRGKVKIKERR
- a CDS encoding RNA methyltransferase; this encodes MLSKIYLSLLHYPILGRDGKIISTAVTNLDIHDIARTSRTYKLKRYYLVTNLPAQQDIVKKVLNYWLNGFGKEYNPNRSEALSLVKLVGYFEDVIDDIKNVESKKPIIMFTSAKWRDNTITFEEGRKIILETSRPVLILFGTGWGMPDEILEQCDYALEPVRGRSDFNHLSVRAAVAIILDRLIGENV
- the trmD gene encoding tRNA (guanosine(37)-N1)-methyltransferase TrmD, encoding MRISILTIFPEMVEIVKKYGVISRAIKNGILEIEIFNLRDFTNDKHKTVDDYPFGGGPGMVMKPEPFFNFFEYYKERYGNTYTILTSPQGDRLTNHLVKELSEKESILIICGRYEGIDERVTKFVDREISIGDYVLTGGELPAMVIVDAVSRFIPDVIDKKSVEQETFNTGLLDHPHYTRPRNYKGLEVPEVLLSGDHKKIEIWRRKMALKKTMLKRPDLFLNKDLDGVDKVALLDLFRELINNAK
- the rimM gene encoding ribosome maturation factor RimM (Essential for efficient processing of 16S rRNA); protein product: MIKTLHELLKDKVPIAVLGKTHGLNGELRLFPLTNMPEVIESLEEVFIYNEKVKKLLIGRIIHMSLANGYYIVKFRGIDTLNDAKKFVGSTLYIEKSRLPILSSDEYYFYEVIGMKVYDEKGIFLGNIDEVIQTGSNDVFVINKDTKDEILIPVIKEYVLQIDKKSNKIVVKLPEWLD
- a CDS encoding KH domain-containing protein; translation: MKELLEYILKGIVKNPDEVVVLEFNEDGKKVFEISVNSEDVGQVIGKDGRTIKSIKILLSSITDENDFILKVVR
- the rpsP gene encoding 30S ribosomal protein S16, producing MVRIRLTRMGKKKQPFYRIVVVDQRKRRDGAYIESLGYYDPIKDPYILNVDVDKAVDWILKGAQPSQTVKNLLRKAGVFKKVDEIKRTKKKEENQ
- the ffh gene encoding signal recognition particle protein produces the protein MFEGLQEKLSKAFKTLSGKGKITEKNIKEAIKIVKLSLLEADVNYKVVKEFIEDVKKKALGEKVLRSLTPDQMFIKILRDELIKLMGEKQPLKMIHSPSYIMMVGLQGSGKTTSAAKLANLLKKKGRKPYLVAADTYRPAAIDQLITLGKKIDVPVYCGDRKHPIKIVEEALKEVKDSGYDVVIFDTAGRLHIDNEMMNELVEIKEILSPDEILMVVDAMTGQDAVNSAKTFNEKLDVTGFVVTKMDGDARGGVILSIRYVTNKPVKFIGVGEKIEDLEEFYPERIASRILGLGDVLTLIEKAEKELDKEKMKTLGKKMINAEFTLEDFQEQLKEIKKLGSLSKIMELLPGAPKVDIEQGEREMKITEAIINSMTPEERRNPKILNASRKRRIALGSGTTVQDINKLLKNYEEMKKMMKMFKKGKLPFNLKGFKL
- a CDS encoding thiamine ABC transporter substrate-binding protein; translated protein: MKKIIVLLILLISAFYFSTQTLVVYTYDSFVSGIGYEVVPIFEKMYGCKVDLRSFGDAGSVLSRLILEKQNPKADVIIGLDQALLFRAIKENLLEKYTPINKSLLKYPELLNEYGVPYDFGAIAIVYNRNTVKNPPKSFSDLLSKKFKNRIVVQDPRTSSTGLSFLLWTIAVYKDNYLDFWKKFKENILTITPGWDEAFEMLESGEADIMVSYATDGAYSYHNYGEIIYVPVILDDGACVQIEYASIVKGTKNMELAKRFLEFILMEDFQEKVPLNQWMLPVTEVNTPEAFKYVPQINKILKLEPKIYEKQEEILKEWSKEVIGG